A section of the bacterium genome encodes:
- a CDS encoding lmo0937 family membrane protein → MLWTIAVILIVLWLLGLVSSYTMGGFIHILLVIAVIVVLLNFIGGRRG, encoded by the coding sequence ATGTTGTGGACGATCGCGGTGATCCTGATTGTCCTGTGGCTGTTGGGGCTGGTGAGCAGTTACACGATGGGCGGCTTCATTCACATCCTGCTGGTGATCGCCGTGATCGTGGTGCTGCTCAACTTCATCGGGGGACGCAGAGGGTAG